One region of Armigeres subalbatus isolate Guangzhou_Male chromosome 3, GZ_Asu_2, whole genome shotgun sequence genomic DNA includes:
- the LOC134219090 gene encoding uncharacterized protein LOC134219090 yields the protein MDVAKTIIAVFPQLEQTRITPDAPDESLFFWRNGGKEKGPNTGLVYYRIRNVIKDLPPEHRKFKRSKAGNEVGHSISSETVECAKMLAAIESIKGNAKQICEGMATCFELHKLMLIEKKNALDILNVFPHFMSYDGLLIHQAFSRLHSKYSDGMNMRAVLAKCLMYSSTKFCQVEDDHIRGCLRLMAKFPTRGIRRKADGTITITEEELAHPIFRWMSQDEYDTLEENSSLLIICLAEPLKKGKCIVTFGRHKIAEVEHAVQAMEIFFKCFSIFGLTVPQQLRMLYDFVACVVYEIIPHSQKSSVNRVVQSFKEVAEAEEFDD from the exons ATGGATGTTGCAAAAACGATTATTGCAGTGTTTCCACAACTTGAACAAACACGTATCACACCTGATGCACCTGACGAA TCTCTTTTTTTTTGGAGGAATGGAGGCAAGGAGAAGGGACCAAATACTGGACTCGTGTACTATCGGATTCGCAATGTGATCAAAGACTTACCCCCTGAACATCGTAAGTTCAAACGATCAAAGGCTGGAAATGAAGTCGGACACTCCATTTCATCGGAAACCGTCGAATGTGCTAAAATGCTTGCAGCTATCGAGTCAATAAAAGGAAATGCTAAGCAAATTTGTGAAGGAATGGCGACGTGTTTCGAGTTGCATAAGCTTATGCTGATCGAGAAAAAAAACGCTCTAGACATTCTTAACGTTTTTCCGCACTTCATGTCTTATGATGGGCTTTTG ATTCATCAGGCCTTCTCAAGACTTCACTCCAAATATAGTGATGGGATGAATATGAGAGCAGTGCTGGCCAAATGTTTAATGTATTCAAGCACTAAATTCTGTCAGGTTGAGGATG ATCACATTCGAGGATGTCTGCGACTGATGGCAAAATTTCCTACACGTGGAATTCGACGAAAGGCAGATGGTACAATCACTATAACAGAGGAAGAGCTTGCGCACCCTATCTTCCGCTGGATG TCACAAGACGAATATGACACGCTGGAGGAAAATTCCAGTCTCCTTATTATATGCCTTGCAGAACCTCTAAAGAAGGGAAAATGTATCGTGACCTTTGGACGGCACAAAATCGCGGAGGTGGAGCATGCAGTTCAGgctatggaaatatttttcaaatgtttttccATTTTCGGATTAACGGTCCCACAGCAGTTGAGAATGTTATATGATTTCGTGGCCTGCGTCGTTTATGAAATAATACCGCACAGTCAGAAATCATCTGTAAACCGCGTGGTACAGTCATTCAAGgaggtagccgaagccgaagAATTTGACGACTAA